A single window of Bacteroides sp. DNA harbors:
- a CDS encoding SusC/RagA family TonB-linked outer membrane protein: MKKTLVLLGLLVFMTFNVLGQARQITGTVTDASDGTTLIGVTVLIKGTTVGATTDLNGRYQINASPTDVLIFRFVGMETVEEPVGDRNVINVVLSTAATTLQQVVVTALGIEREVRTLTYNVQNVDSDDIMSSRQENLVNALQGRVSGVQITSTGGAPGASSEIILRGATSVDGDNQPLFVIDGIPISNASVRGTTNRAADINPNDIESMSILKGAAAAALYGIDAANGAIIITTKRGKEGAVSVGLSTSTTLSQVGRLHDVQNTYSTGAAGLFNPRTFSHWGPPLLRSDNAYDNLGNFFETGMANKIDANVSGGTSSMTYYMAVSSLGDDGMVPNTFYGRNSAMLTGTIKVSPKISLTTSSNIMKTNNQTGIFSASGGWLMNVYRWPRWDNMVDYLNPDGSERNVWIPLSGNLAEAPDNPMWSAYHQVRDDNVSRNINSFNLTYQPLDWLTLNYTAGRDYFQQHYKAVREPGSAGSAAYEGAISEFNRESEKITSTLVVTADYDFTEKFRVTALAGHNLQSDFGRNTFVEGERFRNPTLHSINNLREVRNSQSTANRRIIGVFGDLTIDYGRFIVLGVTGRNDWSSTLPLANRSFFYPSYSAAFIFSELLDGQMAKIFSFAKIRASYAQVGKDAPPHRLTQTLEQFYGIGSGWKNGAFAGNPILKPEITREFELGTDLRLLNGLFTIDFTYYERVSNDQIIQPRVTPVTGAILQTVNSGSVENKGIELLVGTRILRTEDLNWELTLNGFGNRSKLTKLFGDLVEFPVTYGQVSSQAIASSWLGEALFGIVGTDYKRNEAGQVIVDEDGYPLIDSQKRYIGNREPKLYYGFTNDFRYKNLEFSFLIDGAYGAQLLNATSQFLISSGNHAMMEEYRNQEFVFDGVVEMPDGSYAANTQPIVLNQTFFNNYYILAGTNFVEEVAWVRLRNINLAYYLPQKLLSRIRIQEANLSVNFQNLWLLTNYSGGDPEVNNAGPGGGASGAGTMGVDYFQVPLRKAVTLGLNLKF; the protein is encoded by the coding sequence ATGAAGAAAACGCTTGTTTTACTGGGCCTTTTGGTCTTCATGACCTTCAATGTGCTTGGCCAGGCGAGGCAGATCACCGGTACAGTTACCGATGCTTCTGATGGCACAACGCTCATTGGGGTAACGGTTTTGATCAAAGGCACTACCGTGGGAGCCACCACGGATCTCAATGGCAGGTACCAGATCAACGCCTCGCCCACTGATGTGCTGATTTTCCGTTTTGTAGGAATGGAAACCGTTGAAGAACCGGTTGGCGACCGAAACGTTATCAATGTAGTCCTGTCGACAGCAGCCACTACCCTGCAACAAGTAGTGGTCACCGCCCTTGGAATCGAACGCGAGGTACGCACCCTGACCTATAACGTGCAGAATGTTGACTCGGATGACATCATGTCGTCCCGGCAGGAGAACCTTGTCAACGCACTTCAGGGCCGGGTTTCCGGGGTTCAGATCACCTCCACAGGGGGTGCTCCGGGGGCTTCTTCCGAGATTATTCTGCGCGGGGCCACCTCCGTGGACGGCGACAACCAGCCCTTATTTGTGATTGACGGGATTCCCATTTCCAATGCCTCGGTCAGAGGCACAACCAACCGTGCCGCCGACATTAACCCCAATGACATTGAGTCAATGTCGATCCTTAAAGGTGCGGCAGCCGCTGCGTTGTACGGGATTGATGCCGCCAATGGAGCCATTATCATCACCACCAAGCGGGGCAAGGAGGGTGCTGTTTCGGTAGGCTTATCCACCTCCACAACCCTTTCGCAGGTCGGTCGCCTTCACGACGTGCAAAACACTTATTCTACCGGTGCTGCAGGCCTGTTCAACCCCCGAACCTTTTCACACTGGGGGCCGCCATTGCTTCGCAGCGACAATGCCTATGACAATCTAGGAAACTTTTTCGAGACCGGTATGGCTAATAAGATCGATGCCAACGTTAGTGGGGGTACCTCAAGCATGACCTATTACATGGCGGTTTCAAGTCTGGGGGATGACGGTATGGTACCCAACACCTTTTACGGTAGAAACTCGGCCATGCTTACGGGAACCATTAAGGTTTCGCCCAAGATCTCTCTGACGACCTCTTCCAACATCATGAAAACAAACAACCAAACCGGGATCTTCAGTGCCAGTGGTGGCTGGCTCATGAATGTGTACCGGTGGCCACGCTGGGATAACATGGTGGATTATCTGAACCCTGATGGCAGTGAACGCAATGTATGGATCCCCTTGAGCGGCAACCTGGCGGAAGCCCCAGACAATCCCATGTGGAGCGCATATCACCAGGTACGCGACGATAATGTGAGTCGTAACATCAATTCTTTTAATCTGACTTATCAGCCCCTTGACTGGCTTACTTTAAACTATACCGCTGGGCGGGACTATTTTCAACAGCATTACAAAGCTGTGAGAGAACCTGGTTCTGCAGGATCGGCAGCTTACGAGGGTGCCATCAGCGAATTTAACCGGGAGAGCGAAAAAATCACCTCAACCCTGGTTGTGACCGCCGATTATGATTTTACAGAAAAATTTCGGGTGACTGCTCTTGCAGGACACAACCTGCAATCTGATTTTGGCCGCAACACTTTCGTAGAAGGAGAACGTTTCCGGAATCCCACGCTGCACTCTATCAACAACTTACGGGAAGTGCGCAATAGCCAGTCGACAGCCAATCGCAGGATCATTGGCGTTTTTGGAGACCTAACCATCGATTACGGCCGCTTCATCGTATTGGGGGTTACCGGAAGGAATGACTGGTCTTCCACGCTGCCCCTTGCCAATCGTTCTTTCTTTTATCCTTCTTACAGTGCGGCTTTTATCTTTAGCGAATTGCTTGACGGACAGATGGCCAAGATTTTCTCCTTTGCCAAGATCAGAGCCAGCTATGCACAGGTGGGTAAGGATGCACCGCCGCACCGTTTGACCCAAACCCTTGAACAGTTTTATGGCATTGGAAGTGGCTGGAAAAATGGCGCATTTGCAGGAAACCCTATCCTAAAACCTGAGATTACCAGGGAATTTGAACTGGGTACCGACCTCCGATTATTGAATGGTTTGTTTACCATTGACTTCACCTATTATGAACGGGTATCGAACGACCAGATCATTCAACCCAGGGTAACCCCTGTGACCGGGGCTATTCTGCAAACCGTCAATTCAGGCTCAGTTGAAAACAAGGGAATTGAGCTATTGGTAGGCACGCGAATTCTCAGAACGGAAGATTTAAACTGGGAGCTTACCCTGAATGGTTTTGGGAACCGCTCAAAACTCACTAAATTGTTCGGTGACCTGGTTGAGTTCCCTGTTACCTACGGACAGGTTTCTTCACAGGCTATCGCCAGTTCCTGGTTGGGTGAAGCGCTGTTTGGCATTGTTGGCACCGATTACAAACGGAATGAAGCCGGACAGGTGATCGTGGATGAAGATGGTTACCCACTCATCGATTCACAGAAAAGATATATTGGAAACCGTGAACCCAAGCTTTATTATGGCTTCACGAATGATTTTCGTTACAAGAATCTTGAATTTTCTTTTCTGATCGATGGGGCTTACGGTGCACAGTTACTCAATGCTACCAGCCAGTTCCTGATATCCAGCGGAAATCATGCAATGATGGAAGAATACCGTAACCAGGAATTTGTATTCGACGGAGTTGTGGAGATGCCAGATGGCTCGTACGCTGCGAATACCCAACCCATTGTCCTAAACCAAACCTTCTTCAACAATTATTACATTCTTGCCGGGACCAATTTCGTGGAGGAGGTCGCCTGGGTGCGCCTTCGCAACATAAACCTTGCATACTACTTGCCGCAAAAATTGCTTTCACGTATACGCATACAGGAGGCCAATCTAAGTGTAAACTTCCAAAACCTCTGGTTGCTGACCAATTATTCTGGCGGTGACCCCGAAGTAAATAACGCAGGCCCCGGTGGAGGAGCCAGTGGTGCTGGCACCATGGGGGTTGATTATTTCCAGGTGCCTCTCCGCAAAGCTGTTACCCTTGGTTTAAACCTTAAATTCTAA
- a CDS encoding DUF4922 domain-containing protein codes for MEMLVNDERDLNLKSLVEALFEDQLQNWDLARANYLGMQKAVTKHLPFSGLAELRVQFNPERIYSTSAKVDAKSISERPCFLCPAFLPPQQKAVPFNHDYLVLVNPFPIFPRHLTIPYKDHIPQQLGGRFGDMLDLARALDNFVVFYNGPRCGASAPDHFHFQAGSKGFMPVEADFEKPLKVLLSEEDGSKIYTFENYLRHVLVFTSNDSLWLEAETARAIRVLSGFDPGHPEPMMNVLASWNDDHWRIFLFPRKTHRPWQFFAEGPGQILLSPAAVDMGGVLIIPRQEDFDKLDLENSLDILSQVTLGPEQWKELRNAF; via the coding sequence ATGGAAATGCTGGTGAATGACGAAAGGGATTTGAACCTGAAAAGCCTGGTGGAGGCACTTTTTGAGGATCAGTTGCAAAACTGGGACCTGGCAAGGGCCAATTACCTGGGCATGCAAAAAGCGGTGACAAAACACCTGCCATTCTCTGGTCTGGCAGAGTTGAGGGTGCAGTTTAACCCCGAACGTATCTATTCCACTTCCGCCAAAGTAGATGCCAAATCCATCAGTGAACGGCCGTGTTTCCTTTGCCCGGCCTTTTTGCCTCCACAGCAAAAGGCCGTTCCCTTCAACCACGATTACCTGGTGCTGGTGAACCCCTTCCCCATATTCCCCAGGCACCTGACGATCCCTTACAAGGACCATATCCCCCAGCAACTCGGGGGCAGGTTTGGCGATATGCTCGACCTGGCACGTGCGCTCGACAATTTTGTGGTGTTTTACAATGGTCCGCGTTGTGGCGCTTCAGCCCCCGATCATTTCCACTTTCAGGCTGGAAGCAAAGGCTTTATGCCTGTCGAAGCCGATTTTGAGAAACCCCTGAAGGTGTTGCTTAGCGAAGAAGATGGTTCAAAAATCTATACCTTCGAAAACTACCTGAGGCATGTCCTGGTGTTTACCAGCAATGATTCCCTGTGGCTGGAAGCGGAAACAGCGAGGGCCATCCGGGTGCTGTCCGGTTTCGACCCCGGCCATCCTGAGCCCATGATGAATGTGTTGGCCAGCTGGAACGACGACCACTGGCGGATATTCCTGTTCCCGCGCAAGACGCATCGTCCCTGGCAGTTCTTTGCCGAAGGGCCCGGGCAGATCTTGCTGAGCCCTGCTGCCGTCGACATGGGGGGCGTGCTGATCATTCCCCGTCAGGAAGACTTCGACAAACTGGATCTTGAAAATAGCCTGGATATTTTGTCTCAAGTGACCCTTGGGCCTGAGCAGTGGAAAGAACTCAGGAATGCCTTTTGA
- a CDS encoding xanthan lyase, with protein MVKTASPILAIHSTITLILLLFYSEANAQDRQAGLSAGAVKRMEKRAEQRLENFLDFFYPWKHLGSIGIDSLQVDPREGALKLFFNANLTHLPIRYPFLLQLESEVMNHLGRRFRKYDLQMFSRGKPLFEFIPNALREPYFEKDPARIRQQHPKAPLVSRLSPGDFNAGLKGNHVALWPSHGYYFDMTRNRWQWQRARLFGTVEDLLPMGWVQQYIAPMLENAGAVVLLPRERDLQTNEVIVDFDGSILDSELILTNSEGFDWKVVPLGFASKDTLFDGENPFTLGSHLSIAPGAGKEARLLYIPDFPENGFYGVYFSWHQDSLNTTAAEGVLHYSGGSVSFLLNQTMGGGTWIYLGNYFFKKGKNAEQGSFQIFGDENLQVTADALRFGGGMGNVARRAIADAPERGRSVEDRGTSTLSAEQLHEPDFLWKTSKRPRYQEGARYYLQYAGMPDSLVFSMNAGQNDYNDDYMSRGEWVNYLTGRYPEGESDPGPIGLNIPVDLSLALHTDAGITPGDSVIGTLAIYSSERDEGLFSDGVSRMGSRDLADLVQDQVVYDMRALFKDSWTRRALWDRQYSEAWRPQVPALLLELLSHQNLADMRYGLDPCFQFHVSRAMYKGILRFVAANEGREPVVQPLPVQGMMLERLGDKRISLRWQPAVDPLEPSATPNSFIVYSRAEGKGFDTGTLVSEAVFEMELPHWDTLYSFFVTAVNDGGESFPSEVLSVALVKDQPKTVLVVNGFDRISAPAIFDNPSMAGLSWWEDQGVPFHYNASYTGHQFDFDRDSPWLHDDSPGWGASHADMEGLVLKGNSFDFPAIHGTAIRNAGYSFVSVSRKAMEENLVNSADYWAADLIFGEQLGVPSLDEHSGIEFRIFTPGLMRWLSGFTAKGGHIAASGAHLGTDAVTHKDSLAIHFASEILGFSWRTSHAANAPEIVVTDEYLKKFPYSLEFNAGQNPETYIVESPDAIEAIRPEAKTLYRYGTNQTSAAVILHLDYKAVMMGFPFESIPGAHQRDALMKSILDYFENKQ; from the coding sequence ATGGTCAAAACCGCAAGTCCTATTTTAGCAATTCATAGCACCATAACCCTGATCCTGCTGCTGTTTTATTCGGAAGCCAATGCACAGGACCGGCAGGCAGGGCTTTCTGCCGGGGCTGTAAAAAGAATGGAGAAGCGTGCTGAACAAAGACTTGAAAACTTTTTAGATTTTTTTTACCCCTGGAAGCATTTGGGATCCATAGGCATCGATAGCCTCCAGGTAGATCCACGGGAGGGAGCCCTTAAGTTATTTTTTAATGCGAATCTGACCCACTTGCCCATTCGCTACCCCTTTTTGTTGCAATTGGAGTCAGAGGTCATGAACCACCTGGGGCGCAGATTCCGAAAGTATGACCTTCAGATGTTTAGCCGTGGTAAGCCGCTGTTTGAATTTATCCCCAATGCCCTGCGCGAACCTTATTTTGAAAAGGATCCTGCGAGGATCCGGCAGCAACACCCAAAGGCACCGCTGGTCAGCCGTTTATCCCCCGGGGATTTCAATGCTGGCCTTAAGGGTAATCACGTGGCTCTTTGGCCAAGCCATGGATATTATTTTGATATGACCAGAAACCGCTGGCAATGGCAACGCGCCAGACTTTTTGGCACGGTCGAGGATCTCCTTCCCATGGGCTGGGTTCAACAATATATAGCTCCAATGCTCGAGAATGCAGGGGCGGTAGTCCTGCTGCCCCGCGAACGCGACCTGCAGACTAACGAGGTCATCGTTGACTTTGATGGCTCAATCCTTGACTCAGAGCTGATCCTCACGAATTCTGAGGGGTTTGACTGGAAAGTTGTACCCCTGGGATTTGCTTCAAAGGATACGCTGTTTGATGGGGAAAACCCGTTTACTCTGGGCTCGCATCTGTCCATAGCTCCTGGTGCCGGAAAGGAGGCACGGCTTCTTTACATCCCTGATTTCCCCGAAAATGGCTTTTATGGCGTTTATTTCTCCTGGCATCAGGATTCCCTGAATACCACAGCAGCCGAAGGGGTCCTGCATTATTCCGGCGGTAGCGTTTCCTTCCTGCTGAATCAGACCATGGGTGGAGGCACCTGGATCTATCTCGGCAACTATTTCTTTAAAAAAGGCAAGAATGCTGAACAAGGCAGTTTTCAGATCTTTGGGGATGAAAACCTGCAGGTGACCGCCGATGCCCTCCGGTTTGGCGGGGGAATGGGAAACGTGGCCCGGAGGGCAATTGCAGATGCACCTGAGCGGGGGAGATCTGTCGAAGATAGAGGAACCTCCACCCTTTCAGCAGAGCAACTGCATGAACCTGATTTTTTGTGGAAAACCAGCAAGCGACCCCGCTACCAAGAGGGCGCCCGTTACTATTTGCAATATGCAGGGATGCCCGATAGCCTGGTATTCAGTATGAATGCCGGTCAAAATGATTACAACGACGATTATATGTCGCGGGGCGAATGGGTTAACTACCTTACGGGAAGGTATCCTGAAGGGGAAAGTGACCCAGGTCCCATTGGATTAAATATTCCCGTTGACTTGTCATTGGCATTGCATACCGACGCCGGCATTACTCCGGGCGACTCGGTGATCGGCACCCTGGCCATTTACAGCAGCGAGCGCGATGAAGGCCTCTTTAGCGATGGGGTGTCACGGATGGGCAGTCGCGATCTGGCCGATCTCGTTCAGGATCAGGTGGTGTATGATATGCGTGCTCTTTTTAAGGATAGCTGGACCCGCCGCGCGCTTTGGGACCGGCAATACAGCGAAGCCTGGCGCCCCCAGGTTCCGGCCTTATTGCTCGAACTGTTGTCACACCAAAACCTGGCCGACATGCGTTATGGCTTGGACCCCTGTTTCCAGTTTCATGTGAGCCGGGCCATGTACAAGGGCATCCTGCGCTTTGTGGCCGCTAACGAAGGGCGTGAACCTGTTGTTCAGCCCTTGCCCGTGCAGGGAATGATGCTGGAACGCCTCGGGGATAAAAGGATCAGCTTGCGCTGGCAGCCTGCCGTCGACCCACTTGAGCCTTCTGCGACGCCTAACAGCTTCATAGTTTATAGCAGGGCAGAAGGAAAAGGCTTCGATACCGGGACATTGGTTTCCGAAGCTGTTTTTGAAATGGAACTTCCCCATTGGGATACCCTGTATTCATTTTTTGTAACTGCCGTCAATGATGGGGGAGAAAGCTTCCCTTCGGAAGTTCTGTCAGTGGCCTTGGTGAAAGATCAACCAAAAACCGTGCTGGTAGTCAATGGCTTCGATCGCATCAGCGCACCTGCAATTTTTGATAATCCATCAATGGCAGGGCTTTCCTGGTGGGAGGATCAGGGGGTTCCATTCCATTACAATGCTTCTTATACGGGTCATCAGTTCGATTTTGATCGTGATTCACCCTGGCTTCACGATGACAGTCCGGGTTGGGGCGCCAGCCATGCCGACATGGAAGGCTTGGTCTTAAAGGGAAATTCATTTGACTTTCCTGCCATTCACGGAACAGCCATCCGCAATGCTGGTTATTCGTTTGTGTCAGTTTCCCGAAAAGCCATGGAAGAAAACCTTGTCAATTCAGCGGATTATTGGGCGGCAGATCTTATTTTTGGGGAGCAGCTGGGGGTGCCGTCCCTCGACGAGCATTCAGGGATTGAATTCAGGATTTTTACGCCCGGCCTGATGCGCTGGCTCAGTGGTTTTACAGCCAAAGGCGGCCACATCGCAGCTTCCGGCGCACATCTGGGAACCGATGCCGTCACCCACAAGGACAGCCTGGCCATCCACTTTGCAAGTGAGATCCTGGGATTCTCCTGGCGAACCAGCCATGCTGCCAATGCCCCGGAAATCGTTGTTACGGATGAATATCTTAAAAAATTTCCATACAGCCTTGAATTTAATGCGGGACAAAATCCTGAAACGTATATTGTGGAAAGCCCCGATGCCATTGAAGCCATCAGACCTGAGGCAAAAACCCTGTATCGTTATGGTACCAACCAAACCAGCGCTGCCGTGATCCTTCATCTGGATTACAAGGCGGTAATGATGGGTTTTCCTTTTGAAAGCATCCCCGGGGCGCATCAGAGGGATGCCCTGATGAAAAGTATTCTTGATTATTTTGAAAATAAACAATAG
- the murQ gene encoding N-acetylmuramic acid 6-phosphate etherase, translating to MAEIEESGKFQLSITESPSQFENLEKMTVKRLVSSINKEDAKVHVAVKKVLPQIEALIIQIIDRMRLGGRIFYLGAGTSGRLGVLDASELPPTFGAPEGLVIGLIAGGDKALRKAVEAAEDDPDKAWEELQERNINALDTVIGIAASGSTPYVIGGLHKARENGILTGCITCNPNSLVAKEAEYPIEAIVGPEIVTGSTRLKAGTAQKMILNMITTTIMIKLGRVKGNKMVNMQLTNQKLVQRGTRMLMEELGLETEEAKALLLKHGSVKDALDANKKKKQ from the coding sequence ATGGCTGAAATTGAGGAAAGTGGTAAGTTTCAGTTAAGCATCACCGAGTCGCCATCCCAGTTTGAGAACCTGGAAAAGATGACGGTGAAGAGACTGGTATCCTCAATAAACAAGGAGGATGCCAAGGTTCATGTGGCTGTCAAAAAGGTTTTGCCACAGATAGAGGCGCTGATCATTCAAATCATTGACCGGATGCGTCTGGGGGGACGTATTTTTTATCTTGGTGCCGGAACCAGTGGTCGCCTGGGCGTGCTGGATGCCTCGGAGCTTCCGCCGACTTTTGGCGCACCCGAGGGATTGGTAATCGGCTTAATCGCCGGCGGAGACAAGGCCCTGCGCAAAGCGGTGGAGGCAGCTGAAGACGACCCTGACAAAGCCTGGGAAGAACTACAGGAGCGGAACATTAACGCCTTGGATACCGTCATTGGCATTGCTGCTTCAGGTTCCACACCCTATGTGATTGGAGGCTTGCACAAAGCCCGGGAAAACGGGATACTCACCGGATGCATAACCTGCAACCCGAACTCGTTGGTTGCCAAAGAGGCCGAGTATCCGATAGAAGCCATTGTTGGCCCCGAAATCGTAACTGGAAGCACCCGCCTGAAAGCCGGCACAGCGCAGAAAATGATTCTCAACATGATCACCACGACCATCATGATCAAACTGGGACGGGTGAAAGGAAACAAAATGGTGAATATGCAGCTTACCAATCAGAAGTTGGTACAGCGCGGGACCCGAATGCTAATGGAAGAGCTGGGGCTTGAAACCGAAGAAGCCAAAGCCCTGTTGCTTAAACATGGCTCGGTGAAAGACGCACTCGACGCAAACAAAAAGAAAAAACAGTAA
- a CDS encoding glycosyltransferase family A protein, translated as MEKKITCFVPAGDLADLKRTLEELMSQPLVETVMVLGAEPSEDLPAGAIFVEVPSLQSTRGIKAIAGLSQTPFTLVYTKTLPLRLGAFALERMLQVATDTRAGMIFSDHYQVKEGKLSPLPVIDYQQGSLRDDFNFGSLLLFNTEALREAVSGMKNNFAFAGLYDLRLRLSQKHLLFRIPEFLYTEAETDTRRSGEKMFDYVDPRNREVQIEMEKACTSHLKAIGGYLKPVFKPVSFNEASFPVEASVIIPVRNRVKTIEDAVRSVFIQKTSFPFNLIVIDNHSTDGTTELLKKLAAEDDRLIHLIPERIDLGIGGCWNEGAFHSQCGKFAIQLDSDDLYLNDSVVKRIVDAFYEQNCAMVVGSYQMVNFDLQEIPPGIIDHREWTPDNGRNNALRINGLGAPRAFYTPLLRQIRVPNVSYGEDYALGLAISRHYQIGRIYEPLYFCRRWDDNTDASLDIVKMNTHNTYKDRIRTIELRARMALKSK; from the coding sequence ATGGAAAAGAAAATAACTTGTTTTGTGCCTGCAGGTGATTTAGCCGACCTGAAAAGAACCCTTGAAGAACTTATGTCGCAACCCTTGGTTGAGACAGTAATGGTGCTTGGCGCTGAACCCTCGGAAGACCTTCCCGCTGGGGCTATCTTTGTAGAAGTGCCTTCCCTGCAATCAACCCGCGGCATCAAAGCAATAGCCGGCCTGAGCCAGACCCCCTTTACCCTGGTATACACCAAAACCCTTCCCTTGCGTCTGGGGGCTTTTGCCCTCGAGCGGATGCTGCAGGTGGCCACTGATACGAGGGCCGGAATGATTTTTTCCGACCATTACCAGGTGAAAGAAGGAAAATTGTCGCCCCTGCCCGTGATAGATTATCAACAAGGCAGCCTGCGCGACGACTTTAACTTTGGCTCGCTCTTGCTATTCAACACGGAAGCCTTAAGGGAAGCCGTTTCCGGAATGAAAAACAACTTTGCGTTTGCCGGGCTTTACGATTTGAGGCTCCGGCTTTCTCAAAAACACCTGCTTTTCCGCATCCCAGAATTTCTTTACACCGAAGCGGAGACAGACACCCGCCGCTCAGGCGAGAAAATGTTTGATTATGTGGATCCCCGAAACCGCGAGGTGCAGATCGAAATGGAAAAAGCCTGCACCAGTCACCTCAAGGCCATAGGCGGATACCTGAAGCCTGTTTTCAAGCCCGTCAGCTTTAATGAAGCGTCATTCCCGGTGGAAGCCTCTGTGATCATCCCCGTAAGGAACAGGGTGAAAACCATTGAAGATGCCGTCCGCTCGGTGTTCATTCAAAAAACGAGCTTCCCTTTTAACCTGATTGTAATCGATAACCATTCCACGGATGGGACCACCGAGTTACTGAAAAAACTTGCTGCAGAAGATGATCGCCTGATTCACTTGATCCCTGAAAGAATTGATTTGGGCATTGGCGGCTGCTGGAACGAAGGGGCCTTCCATTCCCAATGCGGTAAATTCGCCATCCAGCTCGACAGCGACGACCTTTATTTGAATGACAGCGTGGTGAAAAGGATCGTGGATGCCTTTTATGAACAAAACTGTGCCATGGTGGTGGGCAGCTACCAGATGGTAAATTTCGACCTGCAGGAAATCCCGCCGGGAATTATTGACCACCGCGAATGGACGCCTGACAACGGCCGCAACAATGCCCTGCGCATCAATGGCCTGGGTGCCCCGCGCGCCTTTTACACCCCCCTGCTGCGGCAGATCAGGGTGCCCAATGTCAGTTATGGCGAAGACTATGCCCTGGGGCTGGCCATCTCGCGCCATTACCAGATCGGGCGCATTTATGAGCCGCTGTATTTCTGCCGCCGCTGGGACGATAATACCGATGCCTCGCTCGATATCGTGAAAATGAACACACACAATACCTATAAGGACCGGATTCGCACCATTGAACTCCGGGCACGAATGGCCTTGAAATCAAAATAA
- a CDS encoding ATPase, protein MILIADSGSTKTNWHLSGKGQKGSASCQTAGINPYYQTKEEIVKTLSEASLLRREGIRHIFFYGAGCANPEKNAVLEGALRAYFHVEAIDVASDLLAAARSLCGHSEGVAAILGTGSNSCYYDGQGIRQHVPPLGYILGDEGSGAVLGRKLAADLLKNQMPEYLQARFLEMFGQSAIDIMEQVYRKPFPNRYLASFTPFLSRYIKEEPVYLLVKHSFIAFFRRNIQQYPRARDLPVHFTGSIAWHFSDLLKEAATECGFTLGDIIQDPMQGLIEFHRNFKRNK, encoded by the coding sequence ATGATTTTAATCGCCGACAGTGGTTCAACCAAAACCAATTGGCATTTATCGGGCAAGGGCCAAAAAGGCAGCGCATCTTGCCAGACTGCAGGTATTAATCCCTATTACCAGACAAAAGAAGAAATCGTGAAAACCCTATCTGAAGCATCTTTGCTTCGTCGTGAGGGGATTCGGCATATTTTCTTTTATGGTGCCGGTTGCGCCAATCCTGAAAAGAATGCGGTGCTTGAAGGGGCCCTGCGTGCATATTTTCATGTTGAAGCCATAGATGTTGCCAGCGACCTCCTGGCTGCTGCCCGCTCCCTATGTGGTCACTCGGAAGGCGTGGCAGCCATCCTGGGCACAGGTTCCAACTCGTGTTATTACGATGGCCAGGGGATCCGGCAGCATGTTCCACCCCTGGGTTATATTCTTGGCGACGAAGGCAGCGGGGCAGTCCTGGGACGAAAGCTGGCAGCAGATCTGCTGAAAAACCAGATGCCTGAATACCTGCAGGCTCGCTTCCTGGAAATGTTCGGCCAGTCGGCCATCGACATTATGGAACAAGTGTACCGCAAACCTTTCCCAAACCGCTACCTTGCTTCGTTCACTCCCTTCCTGTCAAGGTACATCAAGGAAGAACCCGTTTATTTGCTGGTAAAGCATTCGTTCATTGCGTTTTTCCGGCGAAATATTCAACAGTATCCTCGGGCCAGGGACCTACCTGTTCATTTTACAGGAAGCATTGCCTGGCATTTTTCCGATTTACTGAAGGAGGCAGCCACCGAATGCGGCTTTACTCTTGGTGATATTATTCAGGATCCCATGCAGGGACTTATTGAATTTCACCGTAATTTTAAAAGGAACAAGTAA